From Elephas maximus indicus isolate mEleMax1 chromosome 25, mEleMax1 primary haplotype, whole genome shotgun sequence, the proteins below share one genomic window:
- the LRRN4 gene encoding leucine-rich repeat neuronal protein 4 produces MCWALLLLLLLLPPALLPSQAEPPQQRVPLFRLIQQGPREGGGSNATGSTCEGIPAAEATFTLANRSLERLPGCLPRTLRNLDGSHNLLSALSAQELGALPQLQVLTLRHNRIAELRWGPGGPAGLQTLDLSYNRLAALPRCEAGPAPSRLRALHLAGNPLRALQPQAFSCFPALRVLNLSSTALGGDGQEAIAEAAFTGADGGALETLEVLDLSGTFLTRVQSEWIRDLPNLTSLYLRRMPRLRNLEGDVFKMTPNLQQLDCQDSSALISVHTQFFEDTPRLQALLVQNCNLSSFPPWKLDSSQVLSINLFGNPLTCSCELSWLLLDAKKIVLKRAADTVCTPAADSSGIFSAPLPLSRLPSVCQSDQNITLVASIPPSSDHPTHAPSTLGMMLASPAGAPNPPPSTTPRSQPGGGRQNVTKTPSLPMNSPTSAAGPQNSAPEGAAHSTTISTGGYRNSSVPPRAVGTAGTEHRGEHMGPHISAVPTPFTSKQSGPFPVSGNTVSPPQPNQGSPEAPHPTPTEGGIPVVLLDDDNEEEEGKAKEVTGTSHQDITCDYHPCKHLQTPCAELQKRLRCRCPGLSGEDTVPDPPKLQGVSQVTDTSALVHWCAPNSVVQEYQIRYHPEGQAEAPAAVGQVHALARQHPLSGLAPATTYHVCVLAANRAGLSRPRTSAWRLACAAFTTRPSSSLVPVALGTCSGLLLLSTLVLAACLYRRARAPHPERHHTHLVAYKNPAFDYPLKLQTVN; encoded by the exons ATGTGCTGggccctgctgctgctgctgctgctgctgccgccggcGCTGCTCCCGAGCCAGGCAGAGCCTCCCCAGCAGAGGGTGCCGCTCTTCCGGCTCATTCAGCAGGGCCCCCGGGAGGGCGGCGGCAGTAACGCCACAGGCTCCACCTGCGAGGGGATCCCTGCCGCAGAGGCCACCTTTACCCTCGCGAACCGCAGCCTGGAGCGCCTGCCCGGCTGCCTGCCACGCACACTGCGCAACCTCGACGGCAGCCACAACCTGCTGAGCGCCCTGAGCGCGCAGGAGCTCGGCGCGCTGCCCCAGCTGCAGGTGCTGACGCTGCGCCACAACCGCATCGCCGAGCTGCGCTGGGGCCCCGGCGGGCCGGCGGGCCTGCAGACGCTGGACCTCAGTTACAACCGGCTGGCCGCCCTGCCGCGCTGTGAGGCCGGGCCCGCGCCGAGCCGCCTCCGCGCGCTGCACCTTGCCGGGAACCCGCTGCGGGCGCTGCAGCCCCAGGCCTTCTCCTGCTTCCCGGCGCTCCGAGTCCTCAACCTCTCCTCCACCGCGTTGGGTGGCGACGGCCAGGAGGCCATCGCGGAGGCGGCGTTCACGGGAGCGGACGGTGGGGCCCTGGAGACGCTCGAAGTCCTGGACCTCAGCGGCACATTCCTCACCCGCG TTCAGTCAGAGTGGATCAGAGACCTGCCAAATCTCACATCCCTCTACCTGAGGAGGATGCCCAGGCTGAGGAACCTGGAGGGGGATGTTTTCAAGATGACCCCCAACCTACAGCAGCTGGATTGTCAAGACTCCTCGGCCCTCATCTCTGTCCACACACAATTCTTTGAAGACACACCTCGCCTACAAGCCCTTCTCGTCCAGAA CTGCAACTTGAGTTCCTTCCCTCCTTGGAAGTTGGATTCCTCCCAGGTCCTGTCCATTAACCTCTTTGGCAACCCCCTCACTTGTAGCTGTGAGTTGTCCTGGCTCCTCTTGGATGCAAAGAAAATCGTCCTGAAGAG GGCAGCAGACACTGTGTGCACACCAGCTGCAGACTCCAGTGGTATCTTCTCagcccctcttcctctctcccggCTGCCCAGTGTGTGCCAGTCAGATCAAAACATCACCCTTGTTGCTTCAATCCCACCCTCCTCTGACCACCCCACTCATGCCCCATCAACCCTGGGCATGATGCTGGCGTCTCCCGCGGGTGCCCCCAACCCCCCGCCCAGCACAACCCCCCGCTCTCAGCCTGGAGGAGGGCGACAGAATGTCACCAAGACCCCCTCCCTTCCCATGAATTCCCCGACTTCAGCCGCGGGGCCCCAGAACAGTGCCCCGGAAGGTGCCGCCCACTCCACCACCATCTCTACAGGGGGTTACCGCAACTCCAGCGTCCCACCCAGGGCTGTGGGCACAGCCGGGACAGAACACCGAGGAGAACACATGGGGCCTCACATCTCAGCCGTCCCTACCCCATTCACCAGCAAACAAAGTGGTCCCTTTCCTGTTTCTGGAAACACAGTGAGCCCGCCTCAGCCCAACCAGGGGTCCCCCGAGGCCCCCCACCCGACCCCCACTGAGGGCGGGATCCCCGTTGTCCTTTTGGACGACGACAacgaggaggaggaaggaaaggcgAAGGAGGTGACGGGGACATCTCACCAGGACATCACTTGTGATTACCACCCCTGCAAGCACCTCCAGACCCCGTGCGCAGAGCTGCAGAAACGCTTACGGTGCCGATGCCCAGGCCTCAGCGGGGAAGACACAGTCCCAGACCCGCCCAAGCTCCAGGGGGTGTCCCAGGTGACGGACACGTCAGCGCTCGTCCACTGGTGTGCCCCCAACTCCGTGGTGCAAGAGTACCAGATCCGCTACCACCCCGAGGGCCAGGCGGAGGCCCCGGCGGCGGTGGGGCAGGTCCACGCCCTGGCGCGGCAGCACCCCCTGTCCGGGCTGGCGCCGGCCACCACCTACCACGTGTGCGTCCTGGCGGCCAACCGCGCGGGTCTGAGCCGGCCGCGCACCTCGGCGTGGAGACTCGCCTGCGCCGCCTTCACCACCAGGCCCAGCTCGTCGCTGGTGCCGGTGGCGCTGGGCACCTGCAGCGGCCTGCTGCTCCTCAGCACCCTGGTGCTGGCCGCCTGTCTCTACCGGCGGGCCCGGGCGCCCCACCCGGAGCGCCACCACACGCACCTTGTGGCCTACAAAAACCCGGCCTTTGACTACCCGCTGAAGCTGCAGACTGTCAACTAG